The Fibrobacter sp. genome contains a region encoding:
- a CDS encoding glycosyltransferase, with the protein MPVVSVIIPVYNTEPYLSDCLLSVLGQSFGDFEVIAVDDGSTDASASILKEFADKDSRIRIVSQENQGLSEARNAGIDVARGQWLTFVDSDDKLAPDFLQTLLDAVITTGADIACSGKRFFWDGFGPQSSAGTANEAPANESSRIPVAFSPIKALTNALFQNDMPDYSAWNKIYAAQFWKHRRFPAGIYFEDVATIPQVFLEANRIAFVSAPLYLYRKRSTSILATAYDRKKAELLDIAESVCDLVKGKGKEIEQAAASNLFSAGCSILKRTPNTEEFADYRDRAWNDILATRRAAFAPQTRLRNKVAAVISLAGMQALGWALRRFG; encoded by the coding sequence ATGCCTGTTGTAAGCGTCATCATCCCGGTCTACAACACGGAGCCGTACCTTTCCGATTGCCTTTTGAGCGTACTCGGCCAGAGTTTCGGCGACTTCGAAGTTATCGCGGTAGATGACGGGTCGACAGACGCAAGCGCCTCTATCCTGAAGGAATTCGCCGACAAGGATTCGCGCATACGCATCGTAAGCCAAGAGAACCAAGGACTTTCCGAAGCGCGGAACGCAGGCATCGATGTCGCCCGCGGGCAGTGGCTTACCTTCGTGGACAGCGACGACAAGCTCGCTCCCGATTTTTTGCAGACACTGCTAGACGCGGTGATAACGACAGGCGCAGACATCGCCTGTAGCGGAAAGCGCTTTTTCTGGGACGGTTTCGGCCCGCAATCAAGCGCGGGTACGGCCAACGAAGCGCCCGCAAACGAAAGCAGCAGGATACCCGTAGCCTTCAGCCCCATCAAGGCTCTCACGAACGCGCTCTTCCAAAACGACATGCCCGACTATTCCGCATGGAACAAGATTTACGCGGCCCAGTTCTGGAAACACCGCCGGTTCCCGGCCGGCATATACTTCGAGGATGTAGCGACCATACCGCAAGTGTTCCTGGAAGCAAACCGCATCGCCTTCGTGTCCGCGCCGCTCTACCTGTACCGCAAGCGCAGCACAAGCATTCTCGCGACCGCCTACGACCGCAAGAAGGCCGAGCTTCTGGACATTGCGGAATCGGTATGCGACCTGGTCAAGGGCAAGGGAAAAGAAATCGAGCAGGCGGCCGCAAGCAACCTGTTCAGCGCGGGATGCAGCATACTGAAGCGCACCCCCAACACGGAAGAATTTGCGGATTACCGCGACCGCGCATGGAACGACATTCTCGCGACACGGCGGGCAGCATTCGCACCGCAGACACGGTTGCGCAACAAGGTGGCGGCCGTGATTTCCCTCGCAGGGATGCAGGCGCTCGGCTGGGCGCTCCGGAGGTTCGGATGA